GCATCTTATCCGCCGCCTTCCATATTTCCTTTTCAAAGCCGATGTCGGCTGTATTCATCGCTGCCATTGTATAGAATATTTTAGGTAAAGGTACAAAATCTTCCCATTTTTTCGCTTTCCCGCAAAGGAATAAACCTTAAAAACAATATCCGCAAGGCTCACATAGCGATTTGCAGGACCTTGCGGATATTATTTCCTCAACTAAATTTTAGAAAAAATGATACAGCTTAGTTGTTCTTATTCAATAAAAACGCATTTTTCTTGTCAAATCCCCACTCATAAATGTATTCGGCACCTTCAATCCGGATAATGAACACAACACGCTCCCCTTTAATCCATGCTACATGAACAAATCCGGATACGGATTCTCCGGGATATATCGTGTTTTTCTTCAAATATCCCAGCTTTTTGACCTGTTGTTCGTCCTGCAAGGCCTGACCGAAATCAGCGAGCCGCTGCTGTGAGGCCATGTTGGCCTGATAGGCCGCAGAGGGATTATAAGTCGTAGCCGTATAAGACGAATAACCGCCGTAGCTGCTGTAACCGGTCGTCGTGGAGGTCGAATAACCTGCGCCGGCAGCAGCCATTCCTTCGCTGACACCCATCAAAACAGCGGCCCAGGTCTGCGACCGGTTCACTTTCTTCAGATAGCTATCGCAAGACCAGACCTGCAGATCGGTGGCGACATCGTGTTCGTCTACGGAATAGGCCGTCATATCGGTCTCCGGATTGAATTCGACCGGCGTCAACGAATTGTTGGAGATAATCACATCGACCCGATGCCACTTGCCGTAATCCCGGACGATGGCATCCGTCAACGCGATCGTCAATCCGTTTTTGAAATAGACTTCCCAGGGCACACCGTCCCGATAATCGGCCGAGCGCTCCGCTATGGCTGGTGATTCCCATACCGGCATGTCGTCCGCAATGCGGAATTTAAGCGTGTTCCCGCTGCCGTCCGCCAGCAAATAATAATCATGAACCGGCAGCCCTGCACGATATTCCACCATTCGGCAGGAGCCGTCCTCGTTGTATGTCTTGTACGTTCCGGACAATTCGCCGCCGGCATACAACGCACGCGTTTTCAACGTTCCATTCTCGTCGTATTGCCGATATTCGCCTTCCAACAATCCTCCCGAATAATATGATTTTTCCGACATGTGACCATTCTTGAAATAGGAAACAACGTCTCCGTCAAACACTGTCCGGCAATCATCGAGCGTATCGATTGTCTGAAAATGCCCTTCTCTCCGCAATTCTCCCGAAATATAAAAATCCTTGAACATTTTGAGCCCCGCCGAATCCGCAGGATAAAGCGCCAGCCGATAATAATCGGCAAAAACCGGATTCCGCACCGTCACCCCCGAACGGCTATAGTAGAGTGTATCTATCCGCTCTTGCGACAAGGCACCGTTGCCTACCACAAGCAACAATACGAACAATAAAACTCGGTTCATAAAATAACTGGGTTTCATAGGTTTCATCGCTTTTCCGATATCCGACACGCCGTTATCGTGTCAATTGTTCTTATTAATCAAGTTCACCACAACCTTCGTCATTACATCTTTCTCTTCTGTGCGACTCTCAGCAATCATGAGCGTCAGAGCGACCAGCGTATTGTTATCCAAAAGGCGCGAACCATCAGCACGGTAAAGAATCCGATTGTTTTCCAAAAACCAAAGGAACAGAAACGCTGCGATGCGTTTGTTGCCGTCACTGAACGAGTGGTTCTTGACCGTCAAGTAAAGCAGATTGGCTGCCTTTTCCTCGACACTCGGGTAGAGATCACGCCCGCCGAAGGTTTGGTAAATTGCCCCCATTGTGCTTTTGAACGATTCGTCTTTTTCGTGAGCGAACAATTCGCTGCCTCCGAATTTCTCACGCAACACCTGCAATGCCGCCATCGCATTTTCATACGTCGCATGAAACGGTTCTTCCGCCGTGGTTGCCGCAACCTCCAACTGCTGATAGTCATAACGATCGAGCGTGTCGAGGCCATAAGTATAGTCCGTAATCACGCGCAGTAGCCCGACCGCCTCGGATTTCGTAACCTCCTTCGCAGCCAAGACATGGGAGAGCAGGCGAACAGTCTTTTTCAACTCCTCCAACTGCTCGGCTTTCGCTTGGGTATTGACGGCATAGCCTTTTATTAGGTACTCTTTCAAAATTTTGTTCGCCCAGATACGGAATTGTGTTCCGCGCTGTGACTTGACACGATATCCGACAGAGATAATCACGTCCAGATTATAAACTGTAATCTTACGCCTAACAGAACGATTGCCCTCTTGCCGAACTATCAAGTATTCCTTGACAGTTGCCTCTCGCTCGAGCTCGCCCTCTTTAAAGATATTATTTATATGAAGGCTCACATTCTGTTTGGTCGAATTGAACAACTCTACCATCTGCGCCTGCGTCAGCCACACGCTGTCGTTCTCCATGCGGACGTCCAGACGGGTCTCACCGTCGGCTGTCTGATAAATGATAATCTCGCCCCTGTCCATGAAAGCAAAGATACGAATAAACCCGAAAAGTCGATAACCTTTAGCTCTCAACCGATTCGCCCGTCCTTTTCAAATAAAAACATCAGCGGCCGTGATATCCTTTATCCGGCTCTCCGGAGTACCACCATCCCTTACCCCGATCCATATAAACGATTTTTTCTTGCCCCGTGACAGCATCTTTTTCCACACTGTATTCGTATCGAATATCATGTTCGAAAAGAGTCAGTCGATCGAACGACTCCGGTATCTCCGATAAAATCAGGTTATCAGTACAGATCAATTCGGTCAGATACGGGCAAGCTGAAATATCGATATTCTCCAGCAAGTTGCCCGAGCAATCCAATTGTCCGAGCATTTCACAACCGAAAAGGCTTATCGAGCGCAATGCGTTTCGCGCACATCCCGCGATACGCAACGATTTACA
This Alistipes shahii WAL 8301 DNA region includes the following protein-coding sequences:
- the rhuM gene encoding RhuM family protein, which translates into the protein MDRGEIIIYQTADGETRLDVRMENDSVWLTQAQMVELFNSTKQNVSLHINNIFKEGELEREATVKEYLIVRQEGNRSVRRKITVYNLDVIISVGYRVKSQRGTQFRIWANKILKEYLIKGYAVNTQAKAEQLEELKKTVRLLSHVLAAKEVTKSEAVGLLRVITDYTYGLDTLDRYDYQQLEVAATTAEEPFHATYENAMAALQVLREKFGGSELFAHEKDESFKSTMGAIYQTFGGRDLYPSVEEKAANLLYLTVKNHSFSDGNKRIAAFLFLWFLENNRILYRADGSRLLDNNTLVALTLMIAESRTEEKDVMTKVVVNLINKNN
- a CDS encoding toxin-antitoxin system YwqK family antitoxin, whose amino-acid sequence is MKPSYFMNRVLLFVLLLVVGNGALSQERIDTLYYSRSGVTVRNPVFADYYRLALYPADSAGLKMFKDFYISGELRREGHFQTIDTLDDCRTVFDGDVVSYFKNGHMSEKSYYSGGLLEGEYRQYDENGTLKTRALYAGGELSGTYKTYNEDGSCRMVEYRAGLPVHDYYLLADGSGNTLKFRIADDMPVWESPAIAERSADYRDGVPWEVYFKNGLTIALTDAIVRDYGKWHRVDVIISNNSLTPVEFNPETDMTAYSVDEHDVATDLQVWSCDSYLKKVNRSQTWAAVLMGVSEGMAAAGAGYSTSTTTGYSSYGGYSSYTATTYNPSAAYQANMASQQRLADFGQALQDEQQVKKLGYLKKNTIYPGESVSGFVHVAWIKGERVVFIIRIEGAEYIYEWGFDKKNAFLLNKNN